The following is a genomic window from Saprospiraceae bacterium.
ATCTTTTTGAAAAAACAAATCAGGAAGGAAAGAAAAGTTATGATTTTATCATTATCAAAGTGATAGGTTCCAATGAAATCAATTTTCAATGCGGAAACAGTAAAGAGTTTAGTGAAAAGGAGGTCAAAGAAATGGTGAAATCAATCAGAGACTGAAATATTACCCATTTTTATGTTTTTCAATTTTGCTTCAAGGTTGAAAGCACTTGTTCAATCCTGATTTTCCATTCTTCCTGTACTTTTTTGTTTTCAGCAGGGCTTAATTGTGCCCCTATATCCTGATTGCCATGATCATGAGTATGATCGTGACCTTCATGCGCATGGGCATGATCGTGGCCTTCATGTTCACTATGATCATGATCGTGATGAATTCCAGGAACACCCACCATCTCTATTTTCCAATTGGCCACTTCTGATTTTAGCAACTTGAGAGAATCAATATTCCATGCATTTTTCCCTTGCGCCAACCGAGCGTCAAGTATGCTGTCGGCCATTTCGCCTAATGCAATGGCTTCATGCTGTACCCTGTCAGCCTCAACCAACAATGGATCAACATCATGTGTATGTTTACATGAATAAAAAATAAATAAAATAAAGGCGCAGGACAAAGTTTTCCAAAGCATTGATAATTTTTTTTTTAAAGAATGACAAATTTACAAAATGTCATTAAAATTTCATTCTGGTTTGATAAAAAAAATCAGCTGCCGAAATATTTACAGAAAAGAATGCAATGATTTTTCTATAATTGTTAATGCAACATTTATCTGTGTTTCGTTTATTACCAATGGAGGAGCGAGTCTGATTTTATTACCATGCGTAGGTTTTGCTAAGAGTCCGTTATCTTTAAATTCCATACAAATATTCCAGGCCAGATATGAGTCTTCTTCAGAATCTATCACAATGGCATTGAGCAATCCACGGCCTCTTACAGCGGTTACTAACCGGTTACCGGAAGCGATCAGTTCAAGTCCTTCCCTGAACAACTTGCCCATTCTATCCGCATTTTCAGGTAGTTTTTCATCTATTATCACTTTCAAAGCTTCCATAGCGACAGCGCTTGCCAGCGGGTTTCCTCCGAAAGTGGAACCATGCTCCCCGGGTTTGATAGTAAGCATCACTTCATCATTGGCAAGTACTGCAGATACAGGCATGACACCTCCTGATAGTGCTTTGCCCAGTATAACGATGTCGGGTTTGACACTTTGACTTTGGTGGCATTTCCCTGTTGGACAATGACAGTCACCGCAAGTTGCCAGTAGCCTTCCGGTCCTTCCCATACCAGTTTGTATTTCATCGGCTATAAATAAAACATTGTATTTTCGGCACATCAGGGCTACTTCTTTAAGATAATTGTCATCAGGTACAATCACACCGGCTTCACCCTGAATGGGTTCTACAATAAAAGCAGCATAATCCGGAGAACTTTTAAATGCATCTTCGAGTGCATTTAAATCATTAAAGGCAATAGTATCGATATTTGGAGTAAAAGGGCTAAAACCCTGTCTCGCACCTGTATCGGTAGAAGCTGATACCACTGAAAGCGTCCTGCCATGAAAATTATTTTTTGCAAATAAAAGTCTGGCTTTGTCTTTTTCAACACCTTTCACTTTATAGGCCCATTTTCTGGCTAGTTTCATGGCCGTTTCTACACCTTCCACACCGGAATTCATCATCAGAACTTTATCAAATCCAAATAATCCAGCCATAAATTCTTCACACTCACCCAAAAGATTGTTGTGAAAAGCCCTCGAAGTAAGTGTCAGCTTTTGAGCTTGTTCAATCATCACATTAACAATCCTTGGATGACAATGACCTTGATTTACGGCCGAATAGGCAGATAAAAAGTCAAGATACTGCTTACCATCTACATCCCAGACATAAACACCTTCACCTCTTTCTATTACGACCGGTACAGGATGGTAATTGTGAGCTCCAAACCTGAGTTCTCTATCTATGTAAGATTGTGTTTTTACTGATGTATTGGATGTAACAGTGGCCATATTTTAATTTTTTATAATGATATACTTTAAAAATACCAGTGCAAAGATAGATAAAAATCTTTAATTAAAAACATATTTAATTTTTAAAGTGTATTTTTGTGTCATATTTTATTTATTAATTGATAAATACACATAAAATGACACAATTTGCTGATCAATATGATTTGGAAATTTTAACCCGTCTAGAGCAGGATGGCAGGATTCCATTTTCAACTATTGCCACAGAGATGGGTATATCCAACACAATGGTGCATCAGAGGATTGCTAAAATGATGGATCTGGGGATTCTTAAGGGAGTGAAGCCAGTGTTGGATGAAAAAAAACTTGGCTTTGACTGGGCATCTTTCACAGGTATTACCTTGGATAAAGACCACAATTCTGAGAGAATTATTGAATCTCTAAAATCAATACCTGAAGTAACTGAGTGCTACTATGTCACCGGTGCATTTACACTCTTTGTGAGAATAAGTGCAAAAAACCATGAACACATGAGAAAAATTTTATACGAAAAAATTGATAATATACAGGGAGTATCAAAAACTGACTCTTTTATGGAGCTGGGATGCGCATTTAGAAGAAATATCGGTCTTAATATATAACAAAAGTTATATAGCGACACAGAAGTTTTGTGCTTATCTTTGTCCTTAAAAATAATTTTCACTATTTAACCATTTTTAATCAAATCCAACATGAGAACAAATCAACCAACAGCACCTTTTCGCTATTTAAAATTGACTCTTTTAGGTATTATTTTTCTGTCTCTTTTTGCATGCAATAATGATCCATACAAAGATGCCTTAGCCCTCATCCCTCAGGATACGCCAGATAAAAAACAGTATCTGATCAACAGCATAAATTATTTCAATGACGTCAATAATGCTCTCAATGTAAATCAAATGGATCAAAGGGGCAGGTCAATATCACCGACGCTAGCTCAAATACTTCATGACAACTACAAAGCATATCCAACTATGAAAGGTGATAGTATCAGAGCGATAACATTCAGTTACAGTAAAATTCTGCAATCATTAAAAAAGGCAGAATTTATTGATTTTGACAAAGTAGACGTCACTGTTATATTTGGAAGATATCCCCAAACATTGGCAGAAAACTACCTCAAAGAAATGAATGTCGACGCCAATACTTATGGTAGCCAATATTCAAACAACCTAACATGCGTACTCACTTACAGGACTCCGGATGTTGCATCAAAACAGGGATTTTATTGGTTTCCTGCGGGTCAATATGACAATGTCGGATCACCTTGTCCTACTTATTGTCCACACGAAGACAACAATTAATGTCGTCGTTGGAATTCATATTATTAAATTTGCCTGCTTACCAGCTCATCAATATTTTAGCTTTTATCCTGGGTATTATAAACTTCTCAAGGGGTAAGATTGGCTTACCCTTTTTTACCCTATATTTAGCTTTTTTAATAATACTTGAAGCTCTAAAGCTATATTGGGGACATCATTACAAAACCAATCACCTGATACTGAACATATCAGGAGCTTATGGGGTCCTATACTATTTATATGTCTATTATGATCATTTTAAAGAAAGGAAGTTAAAAAAGTTAATTCCTGTGGTTGCATTCCTTATTTTTTTATCATTTGTCTTTAGAGTAGAATTTGATGCCGAATCCATAAAACTAGAAAAATTAACTTATTTGGCGGGCATCACATTTGTTATTATACTGATTATCAAATATTTTTATGATATTTTGTATAGAGATCATTACAGGAGTATAACAAAAGATTCATTATTCTACTTTTCCTTAGGAATTTTCTTATTTTATGTATCATGTTTTCCAACTTTATTTAGTTTTGAAAAAATAAGCCAAACTGATTTTTTTTCAAAATTACTGGTTAAACTGCTACATATCGGAAATATATTTTTATCTTTAGGTTATTTAGGTGCTGTACTATGTATGACAAAACAGAACAAATAGAACTCATATATCTGGCAACTTTTATAATGCCTATCTTACTTGTGGTACTATTAGTATGGTTTTTGCTTGCCTACCAAAGAAAAAAAAATCAGTATGAAATTGAAAAAAAAGATGCATTACTGAGGGAGCAATCACTCATCATTGACAACCAAAAAGCAATTGAAAATGAAAGAAACAGAATTGCAGCAGAAATGCATGATGATCTCGGGTCAGGCCTTACAGTAATGAAATTTTTAAGTGAAAAAATAGTCAAAAGTACCCAGGATGAAAAAATAAAAGACGATGTAAATAAAATAGCCAAATACTCATCCAGCATGGTCGAAAATATGTCTGAAATCATTTGGGCGATGAATAGTAGATATGACAATATTGAAGGTCTGATTGGGTATTTACGTAGGTTTTCTACCGAATTTTTGGAGGACCGCAGCATAGAACATAGTTTTTGCTATGAAGGAAATGGTTTGCAAATGCCCATAAGTGGTGAAAAAAGAAGAAACATTTTTCTGGTAGTAAAAGAAATTCTCAATAACACAGTCAAATACTCCAATGCACAAAAAATCTGTATTCAAATTAAAATAAATAACAATCTTGAGATATTGATTAGTGAGGTAGGAGGTAAAGGTTTTGAATTAGAACATAAACTTCAGGAAGGTAATGGGTTGTTTAATATTCAGAAAAGAATCTCCACCATCGGTGCTAACATCACTTACAATAATACACCTGAAGGTATGAAAACAAAAATCCTTATGCCAATGAACATCAAAAATCAGGAAGTACATCTCAAAATTTAAATTGAATGGACCAAAATATTATACATATTACAATCATCGAGGATCTGACAGATGTAGCACTATTTGTCAAAGAAACCATCAATGCACAAGATGACATGAGGTGCGAGCATGTATATTTCAATGCAGAAGACGCCATGCAGTTTGTACCCAAACAAAAAACAGATGTCATCATAGTAGATATAGGTTTGCCTAGAGCCAGTGGAATTGATGCCATTACCTATTTAAAAAATGTATGCCCGAATATTCAATTTTGTATGTTTACAGTGTATGAAGATGATGACAAAATATTCAAGTCACTCCAAGCCGGGGCAAAAGGGTAT
Proteins encoded in this region:
- the rocD gene encoding ornithine--oxo-acid transaminase, which gives rise to MATVTSNTSVKTQSYIDRELRFGAHNYHPVPVVIERGEGVYVWDVDGKQYLDFLSAYSAVNQGHCHPRIVNVMIEQAQKLTLTSRAFHNNLLGECEEFMAGLFGFDKVLMMNSGVEGVETAMKLARKWAYKVKGVEKDKARLLFAKNNFHGRTLSVVSASTDTGARQGFSPFTPNIDTIAFNDLNALEDAFKSSPDYAAFIVEPIQGEAGVIVPDDNYLKEVALMCRKYNVLFIADEIQTGMGRTGRLLATCGDCHCPTGKCHQSQSVKPDIVILGKALSGGVMPVSAVLANDEVMLTIKPGEHGSTFGGNPLASAVAMEALKVIIDEKLPENADRMGKLFREGLELIASGNRLVTAVRGRGLLNAIVIDSEEDSYLAWNICMEFKDNGLLAKPTHGNKIRLAPPLVINETQINVALTIIEKSLHSFL
- a CDS encoding Lrp/AsnC family transcriptional regulator; translation: MTQFADQYDLEILTRLEQDGRIPFSTIATEMGISNTMVHQRIAKMMDLGILKGVKPVLDEKKLGFDWASFTGITLDKDHNSERIIESLKSIPEVTECYYVTGAFTLFVRISAKNHEHMRKILYEKIDNIQGVSKTDSFMELGCAFRRNIGLNI